A single region of the Nitrospiria bacterium genome encodes:
- the purF gene encoding amidophosphoribosyltransferase has product MFDKFHEECGVFGIAGSKEAANMTYLGLYALQHRGQEATGIVSSDGKTFYQEKGIGLVSDLFNKERLDRLKGSAAIGHNRYSTTGENSLKNVQPIMVNFALGTLALAHNGNLTNASFLRDELEAYGAIFQSSSDSEVIIHLIAQSKEKDLMGRLTEALLRVKGAFSLVILSDHGLIGARDPYGLRPLSLGRVKDAWVLASETCAFDLIDADYIRDIEPGELVLINENGITSYKPFPKTEPAHCVFEYVYFSRPDSRVFDHHVYEIRKNLGRQLARETTVPADIVIPVPDSGVPAALGYAEAANLRYENGLIRNHYVGRTFIEPEQAIRHFGVKIKLNAVRDVLKGKRVVVVDDSIVRGTTSRKIIKMIRQAGAREVHLRISSPPIISPCYYGIDTPTRSELIAYSHSIEEIRAYITADSLAYLSLEGMLEAVPHKTNRYCTACFSGQYPIPFTQEEMVQIGLFDPKPINE; this is encoded by the coding sequence ATGTTTGATAAATTTCACGAGGAATGCGGGGTGTTCGGAATCGCCGGTTCGAAAGAGGCGGCCAACATGACCTATCTCGGCTTGTACGCCCTGCAGCATCGCGGCCAGGAAGCGACGGGGATCGTGTCATCGGACGGCAAAACGTTTTATCAGGAAAAGGGCATCGGCCTCGTCTCGGATCTTTTCAATAAGGAACGACTGGACCGTCTGAAGGGTTCCGCGGCCATCGGCCACAACCGGTACTCCACGACGGGAGAAAACAGCCTCAAAAACGTCCAGCCGATCATGGTCAATTTCGCGCTCGGCACGCTGGCCCTGGCCCATAACGGCAACCTGACGAACGCCTCTTTTCTGAGAGATGAGCTCGAAGCGTACGGCGCGATCTTCCAGTCCAGTTCCGACAGCGAAGTGATCATCCATCTCATCGCCCAGTCCAAGGAAAAGGACCTGATGGGCCGTCTGACCGAGGCCCTGCTCCGGGTGAAGGGCGCGTTCTCGCTGGTGATCCTCTCGGATCACGGCCTGATCGGGGCGCGGGATCCCTACGGCCTGCGCCCGCTTTCCCTCGGCCGGGTGAAAGACGCCTGGGTGCTGGCCTCCGAAACCTGCGCGTTCGACCTGATCGACGCGGACTACATCCGCGACATCGAGCCGGGAGAACTGGTCCTGATCAACGAAAACGGGATCACCTCCTACAAACCGTTTCCGAAAACCGAGCCGGCCCACTGTGTGTTTGAATACGTCTATTTTTCGCGGCCGGACAGCCGCGTCTTTGATCACCATGTCTATGAAATCCGGAAAAATCTGGGACGACAGCTGGCCCGGGAAACGACGGTGCCGGCCGATATCGTGATCCCGGTTCCGGATTCCGGCGTGCCGGCCGCGTTGGGATATGCCGAAGCCGCCAATCTTCGCTACGAAAACGGATTGATCCGGAACCATTATGTCGGCCGGACCTTCATCGAGCCGGAGCAGGCGATCCGGCATTTCGGCGTCAAGATAAAATTGAACGCCGTCCGGGATGTCTTGAAGGGAAAACGCGTGGTGGTGGTGGACGATTCTATCGTGCGGGGAACGACCAGCCGGAAGATTATCAAAATGATCCGTCAGGCGGGCGCCCGCGAAGTCCACCTTCGGATCAGTTCGCCGCCGATCATTTCGCCCTGCTACTACGGCATTGATACGCCGACGCGCTCGGAATTGATCGCCTATAGCCACAGCATCGAAGAGATCCGGGCTTACATCACGGCCGACAGCCTGGCCTATCTCAGCCTGGAGGGAATGCTGGAGGCCGTGCCGCACAAGACCAACCGTTACTGCACGGCCTGCTTCAGCGGACAGTACCCGATCCCGTTCACCCAGGAGGAGATGGTGCAAATCGGTTTGTTCGATCCCAAACCGATTAATGAGTAA
- the purL gene encoding phosphoribosylformylglycinamidine synthase subunit PurL produces MNGQILPPDALEQHGLTQEEYQKILALLGRDPNHLELGLFSVMWSEHCSYKSSKVHLKKLPTTGECVVQGPGENAGAVDIGDGQVAVFKIESHNHPSFIEPYQGAATGVGGILRDIFTMGARPIALLNSLRFGSLDIPKNRYLLEGVVAGIAGYGNCMGVPTVGGEIYFNEIYNQNPLVNVFCLGIAEKDRIFRASARGVGNTVIYIGSKTGRDGIHGATMASESFDESIEARRPMVQVGDPFTEKLLLEACLEIMKRELIVGIQDMGAAGLTSSSVEMAGRAGTGIELEITDVPRREERMTPYEVMLSESQERMLLVAKPGFEKEILDICDRWDLDAAVIGRVTDTRRLVIREEDRIVADLPIRALTDDAPVYERPIQIPSYLDALQGINLDLIPQPSDLGAALVTLLASPIIANKRWIYQQYDHMVRTNTVVRPGFESAVVRIKGTRKALALSVDGNSRYGILNPYRGGVIAVCEAARNVVCAGGRPIGLTDCLNFGNPERPEVMWQFALSVEGIADACRELEIPVVSGNVSFYNETNSLGIYPTPIIGMVGLIEEAERVVRPGFRDEGDRVVLLGKTKEDLGGTEYLSRVHSREGGFPPLLELAEEKAVQRCCLDAIEAGIIKSAHDCSEGGLAVALAEAVMMSGDSLGATVVLPDVPIRRDAHLFGETQSRIVVTVNESALPKLEHHCVERNVPMAVIGRVEGRRLTIRAEGEDRPLIDLSVETMRTAWEGAIESYFRAGETQR; encoded by the coding sequence ATGAACGGTCAGATCCTTCCTCCGGACGCCCTGGAACAACACGGCTTGACCCAGGAGGAGTATCAGAAGATCCTCGCCCTGCTGGGCCGGGACCCCAATCACCTTGAATTGGGTCTGTTCTCGGTCATGTGGAGTGAGCACTGCAGCTATAAAAGCTCGAAGGTTCATCTGAAAAAGCTCCCGACAACGGGCGAGTGCGTCGTCCAAGGCCCCGGGGAAAACGCGGGCGCCGTGGATATCGGCGACGGTCAAGTGGCCGTCTTCAAGATCGAAAGCCATAACCATCCATCGTTCATCGAACCGTACCAGGGCGCCGCGACCGGCGTCGGCGGAATCCTGCGCGATATTTTTACCATGGGGGCCCGACCTATCGCACTTTTAAATTCCTTGCGGTTCGGCTCCTTGGACATCCCGAAGAACCGTTATCTTCTGGAGGGCGTCGTGGCCGGAATCGCCGGCTATGGAAACTGCATGGGGGTTCCGACCGTCGGGGGAGAGATCTACTTTAACGAGATTTACAACCAGAATCCGCTCGTCAATGTCTTCTGCCTGGGTATCGCCGAAAAGGATCGGATCTTCCGGGCCTCCGCCCGAGGGGTCGGGAACACCGTGATCTATATCGGCTCAAAAACGGGACGCGACGGCATTCATGGAGCGACCATGGCCTCGGAAAGCTTCGACGAATCGATCGAGGCCCGCCGCCCGATGGTCCAGGTCGGCGATCCCTTTACCGAGAAACTGTTGCTGGAAGCCTGCCTGGAGATCATGAAGCGGGAGTTGATCGTCGGAATTCAGGATATGGGCGCGGCCGGTCTCACAAGTTCATCGGTCGAGATGGCCGGCCGGGCCGGAACGGGCATCGAGCTTGAAATCACCGACGTCCCGCGGCGCGAGGAAAGAATGACCCCTTACGAGGTGATGCTCTCCGAGTCGCAGGAACGGATGCTTTTGGTCGCCAAGCCCGGCTTCGAAAAGGAGATCTTGGACATCTGTGACCGATGGGATCTGGACGCGGCCGTGATCGGACGGGTCACGGATACCCGACGGCTCGTGATCCGGGAAGAAGACCGGATCGTCGCCGACCTTCCAATCCGGGCCTTGACCGATGACGCTCCCGTTTATGAACGGCCCATCCAGATTCCGTCGTATCTCGACGCGCTTCAAGGAATCAATCTGGATCTGATCCCGCAGCCGTCGGATTTGGGCGCCGCGCTGGTTACGTTGCTTGCCTCCCCGATCATCGCGAACAAGCGGTGGATTTATCAGCAGTACGATCACATGGTCCGCACCAACACGGTGGTTCGGCCCGGCTTTGAATCCGCGGTCGTTCGGATTAAAGGAACTCGGAAGGCCTTGGCCCTAAGCGTGGACGGGAACAGCCGTTACGGCATCCTCAATCCATACCGGGGAGGCGTGATCGCCGTCTGCGAGGCGGCCCGAAACGTCGTCTGCGCCGGCGGTCGTCCGATCGGGCTGACCGATTGTCTCAATTTTGGCAATCCCGAACGTCCCGAGGTCATGTGGCAATTCGCCTTGTCGGTCGAAGGGATCGCGGACGCCTGCCGGGAACTGGAGATCCCGGTGGTGAGCGGGAATGTGAGCTTCTACAACGAGACGAACAGCCTCGGGATTTATCCGACGCCGATTATCGGCATGGTGGGGCTGATCGAGGAGGCCGAGCGGGTGGTCCGGCCGGGCTTCCGCGACGAGGGAGACCGGGTTGTCCTTCTCGGAAAAACCAAGGAAGATCTCGGCGGGACCGAATACCTCAGCCGGGTTCATTCGCGTGAGGGAGGCTTTCCGCCGCTTCTGGAGTTGGCCGAGGAGAAGGCAGTACAAAGGTGTTGTTTAGATGCGATCGAGGCTGGTATAATTAAATCGGCCCATGATTGTTCCGAAGGCGGACTGGCGGTCGCGCTGGCCGAGGCGGTGATGATGTCCGGAGATTCGTTGGGGGCCACGGTCGTTCTTCCCGATGTCCCGATTCGCCGGGATGCTCATCTCTTCGGAGAAACCCAGTCCAGAATCGTCGTGACCGTGAATGAAAGCGCTCTTCCGAAACTCGAACATCACTGCGTGGAGCGGAACGTCCCGATGGCCGTGATCGGTCGGGTAGAGGGCCGTCGTTTGACGATCCGCGCGGAGGGGGAGGATCGTCCCTTGATCGATCTCTCGGTCGAGACAATGAGGACGGCATGGGAAGGGGCCATTGAGTCGTATTTCCGGGCCGGGGAGACGCAACGCTGA
- the purQ gene encoding phosphoribosylformylglycinamidine synthase subunit PurQ produces MRFGILVFPGSNCDHDCYHVLKHLLGQPVEFIWHKETSLRGFDALVIPGGFSYGDYLRTGAIAHYSPVMKSVKDFAEAGGPILGICNGFQILLEAGLLPGAMLRNRSLKFICRDVFVRVENAETPFTASIRSGRVLRLPIAHAEGNYYADPETLRDLREHRQIVLRYCTAEGRLTEEANPNGSLDGIAGICNRAGNVLGMMPHPERCSEGFDGNTDGKFIFQSMLERRTAGRT; encoded by the coding sequence ATGCGGTTTGGAATTTTAGTCTTTCCGGGCTCGAACTGCGACCACGATTGCTATCATGTCCTTAAGCATCTTCTCGGCCAGCCGGTGGAATTTATCTGGCACAAAGAAACATCCCTCCGCGGCTTTGACGCTCTTGTTATTCCGGGCGGGTTTTCGTACGGAGACTATCTTCGGACGGGAGCGATCGCCCACTATTCACCCGTCATGAAAAGCGTAAAGGATTTTGCGGAGGCCGGCGGTCCGATCCTGGGAATTTGCAATGGGTTCCAGATCCTGTTGGAAGCCGGTTTGTTGCCGGGCGCGATGCTTCGGAACCGTTCCCTGAAATTCATCTGCAGGGATGTCTTCGTCCGCGTCGAGAACGCGGAAACGCCGTTCACGGCCTCGATCCGATCCGGCCGGGTCCTCCGCCTGCCCATCGCGCATGCCGAGGGCAACTACTACGCCGATCCGGAGACCCTCCGGGACCTCCGGGAGCATCGCCAGATTGTCCTCCGTTATTGCACGGCTGAAGGTCGGCTGACGGAAGAGGCCAATCCCAACGGCTCGCTTGACGGGATCGCGGGAATTTGCAACCGCGCCGGCAACGTGCTGGGGATGATGCCCCATCCGGAACGATGCTCCGAAGGGTTCGACGGCAATACCGATGGGAAATTCATTTTTCAATCGATGCTCGAGCGCCGCACGGCGGGACGGACATGA
- a CDS encoding response regulator, whose translation MAEYNFLVVEDSPTMRQLIAFSLKRLRGARIVEAGNGVEALKKLSENKFNLIVADINMPLMDGLKLLSIVRKDPNHSQIPVIIVSTEGTEADKEKGMNLGANAYLPKPIQTNDLLKTVKELLKIGD comes from the coding sequence ATGGCCGAGTATAATTTCTTGGTGGTTGAAGATTCGCCCACGATGCGCCAGCTGATTGCCTTCAGTTTGAAGCGCCTCCGCGGAGCCCGAATCGTCGAGGCCGGAAACGGCGTTGAAGCCTTGAAAAAGCTTTCCGAGAACAAATTCAACCTGATCGTGGCCGATATCAACATGCCCCTGATGGACGGGTTGAAGTTGCTCAGCATCGTACGAAAAGATCCCAATCACAGTCAGATCCCCGTGATCATCGTCAGCACGGAAGGCACCGAAGCGGACAAAGAAAAAGGAATGAACCTGGGCGCCAACGCGTACCTTCCAAAACCCATCCAGACCAATGACCTGCTTAAAACCGTCAAGGAATTGTTGAAAATCGGGGACTAA